The genomic interval GGTTCCCGCATTGCTGGAAGGACGACGACCTTTGCTTTCTGCCGACGAGCAGCTCAAGATCATACAAAGCGGCATTGCCGATCTCGTTCCAAATGCCGACATGGTGCGCAAGCTCAAGAAGGGCGCCCCCCTTCGCATCAAGCTTGGCGTCGACCCTACGGCGCCGGATCTGCATCTCGGGCACGCCGTGCCCCTGCGCAAGTTGAGGCAGTTTCAGGACCTCGGGCATACGGTGGTACTGATCATCGGGGACTTCACGGCGTTGATCGGCGATCCTTCGGGCAGAAACACCACGCGGCCCGCGCTATCGCTCGAGCAGATCAACGAGAATGCGCGAACCTATGTGGATCAGGCTTTCAGAATCCTGGATCCGCAGAAGACGGAGCTAAGACGCAATTCCGAATGGCTCGGCAAGCTCGGCTTCGCCGACTTGCAGCGTCTGGCGAGCAGATTCACGGTGGCCCGAATTCTCGAACGTGACGATTTCTCCAAGCGATTCTCCGATCGCCAACCGATTTCGCTCCATGAGTTCCTGTATCCAGTTGCGCAGGCATACGACTCGGTTGTCATCGAAGCAGACGTGGAACTGGGCGGCACCGACCAGCTCTTCAATTTGCTGGCGGGGCGAGAACTCATGGAGAAGCTCGCTATGGAACCGCAGGTGGCCCTGACCCTGCCACTGCTCGAGGGGACCGATGGCATTCAGAAGATGAGCAAGTCGTACGGCAACTACATAGGGCTTACTGACATGCCTGAGGAAATATTCGGTAAAGTCATGTCCATCCCA from Coriobacteriia bacterium carries:
- a CDS encoding tyrosine--tRNA ligase; translation: MLSADEQLKIIQSGIADLVPNADMVRKLKKGAPLRIKLGVDPTAPDLHLGHAVPLRKLRQFQDLGHTVVLIIGDFTALIGDPSGRNTTRPALSLEQINENARTYVDQAFRILDPQKTELRRNSEWLGKLGFADLQRLASRFTVARILERDDFSKRFSDRQPISLHEFLYPVAQAYDSVVIEADVELGGTDQLFNLLAGRELMEKLAMEPQVALTLPLLEGTDGIQKMSKSYGNYIGLTDMPEEIFGKVMSIPDGLMLKYYTLCTSLPVAEVDKIGAAIGAGELPANQAKRRLAREIVALYHGADASIDAEAAFDRVFKDHQAPADLPEIPVALSDEVYLPGLLHELGLVTSTSEGRRMIDQGAVKLDGASLKPGIYLCACARVDGHILQVGKRRFAKPRNNS